Sequence from the Hamadaea flava genome:
GCATCGCCATCTACGGCGGGCACGACAACTTCGTCACCGACAACCGGGTCATCGACGCCGGCCTGGCCCAGGGCGGCGGCATCCACGTCGCGCAACGGTTCGCCTCGACCCCGCTCGGCCGTACCGACGTGTTGCGCAACACGATCATCCGGTCCGGCAGCCTCGACCCGAACTGGAACTTCGGCGTCGGCGCGTTGTGGTTCGACGCCCGCGACGCGGCGATGTCCGGGTTGACCAACGTGGACAACATCCTGATCCAGCAGAGCCCGTTCGAGGCGATCCAGTTCGTCTCCGGATCGAGCATCACCAACGTGAAGATCAACAACGCGACCATCCAGAACACCGGCACCTGGGTCGTGCAGGAACAGGTCGGCGGCTCGGCCACGATCACGAACAGCACCGCCACCGGCACCCAGGCTCCGGCGGCCGTCTACAACTGCGGAGTCGGGTTCACCCTCACCGACGGCGGCGGCAACTCCGGCATCTTCGGCTCCTCCGCCTGCCAGAACATCACCACCCCGGCGTTCCCGCCGTACCTGCCGGACAACGGGTCGCAGATCTCCGTCAGCCCGACCGCGCTCGGCTACGGCTCGGTGGCGACCGGCTCGTCCAGCGCCCCGCAGACGGTGACCGTCACCAACAGCGGGACGGCAGCCGCCCCGGTCAGCGCGATCACGACCGCCGGCGACTTCAGCCAGACCAACACCTGCGGCTCCTCGATCGCCGCCGGCGGCTCCTGCACCGTCAGCGTCGTGTTCACGCCCACCGCATCCGGTACGCGTACCGGGACGTTGTCGATCACCGCGGCGGGTGTCGCCAACACCGTTCCCCTGTCGGGCACCGGGGTCGCGCCTGGGCCGATTCTCGGCCTCAACCCGACCTCGCTGACCTTCGCCGGAACCATCGTCGGCAGCCCGGCCGCCACCCAGACGGTCACCGTCACCAACACCGGCACCACTACGGCGACCGTCTCCGGCGTCACCGCCTCCGGCGACTACAGCCAGACCAACACCTGCGCGACGCTGGCCGTCAACGCCTCGTGCACGGTGACCGTCGGGTTCACCCCGACTGCCGCCGGTACGCGTACCGGGACGGTGACGTTGTCCAGCAACGCCAACAACAACCCGGCCACCGTCGCGTTGAGCGGATCCGGCATCGGCACGACCACCAACCTCGCCCTGCAGAAGGCGGCCACCGCCGGCAGCCAGGCCAACGGGTCGCTGACCCCGGCGCTGGCGGTCGACGGAGACGCCACCACCTACTGGGAGAGCGCCAACAACGCGTTCCCGCAATGGCTGCAAGTCGACCTCGGCAGCACCTACTCCGTCGGCAAGGTCACGCTGAAGCTGCCGCCCAGCAGCGCCTGGGGCACGCGTACGCAGACCTTGTCCGTCCAGACCAGCACCAACGGCTCCACGTTCACGACCGCCGTAGCGTCGGCCACCTACACCTTCACCTCACCGGCCAACGTCGTCAGCATCACCGTCCCGGCGACCAATGCCCGCTACGTCCGGGTGAACGTCACCGCCAACAGCGGCTGGCCCGCCGGGCAAGTCTCGGAGTTCGAGGTCTACCCGAGCGGCGGCGGCAGCAGCTCGCCGGTGCTCAGCGCCGCCCCGGGCTCGCTCACCTTCGCCAGCCAGGCGCTCGACACGACCAGCACGGCGCAGGCCGTCACGGTCACCAACACCGGCACCGCCCCGGCGACCGTGTCCGGCGTGGCCACCACCGGCGACTACAGCCAGACCAACAACTGCACGTCGCTGGCGGTCGGCGCGTCCTGCACCGTCAACGTCAGCTTCCGGCCGACCGCGTCCGGTACGCGTACCGGCACGCTCACCGTCACCAGCAACGCGAGCAACAGTCCGACGACGGTCTCGCTGACCGGAACCGGAGCAGGTGGCAGCACCGAACTGGCGACCGGCAAGCCGACCAGCGAATCCAGCCACAGCGACGTCTACCCGGCGTCGAACGTGACCGACGGCAACCAGAACACCTACTGGGAGAGCGCCAACAACGCCTTCCCGCAATGGGTTCAGGTCGACCTCGGCTCGGCCCAGAGCGCCGGGCGCATCGTCCTGCAACTGCCCGCGACCTGGGGTGCGCGTACGCAGACCCTGTCGGTCCTGGGCAGCACCGACGGCTCCACGTTCACCACGGTGAAGGCGTCGGCGGCGTACGCGTTCGACCCGGCGAGCAACAACACCGTGACCATCACGTTCACCGCCACCAGCCGGCGCTACTGGCGGCTGAACTTCACCGCCAACACCGGCTGGCCCGCCGGGCAGTGCTCCACGGTCCAGATCTGGACCAGCTGATCCGCACGATCGCCGGCTCCTCTCGGTCGAATCCGATGGGAGCCGGCGAGCCCATTGCATTGACCGAAAGCGATCAGTTGTTCTAGGGTGGGCGACTGGTCCGTCTTGGCTACGGGACATCGCGGTCCCATCCGGGTGATGCCGAGGTCCGACTTCTCGGTTCCGCATCCCTTCACCCGGGAGCCGCCATGCTCGAATCTTCGGTCAAACCGCTCATCGCCGCTCTGGCCAGCGTCGCCGCCGGTGCGGCCGGGGTCGCCGTCGCGATCCTCGGCCCCGTGCCGACCGCGTACGCCGCCGCCGCGTTCACCTCGACCGCCGCCAACGCCAACGGCGGCAACTGCATGGACGTGCCCAACGGCTCGACGGCCAACGGCACCCAGCTCATCCAGTGGAGCTGCAACAACGGCACGAACCAGACGTTCACCTTCACCCCGGTCAGCGGCACCGCCGACCAGTACACGATCGGCACCGCGGCGTCTGGCAAGTGCGTCGACGTCTACGGCGTGTCCACCGCGGACAACGCCACGATCATCCAATGGAGCTGTGGCACCGGCGCGAACCAGAAGTTCCAGCTCGTGCCGATCATCGTCAGCGGCCTGGACAAGACGTTCACCCTCAAAGCCGTGCACTCGGGCAAGTGCGTCGTCCCGACCGGCGGATCGTCGGCGTCCAACACCGGCCTGGTGCAGTCGGCGTGCAGCACCGCGACCTCGCGTGCCTGGCGGCTGGCCGGCTACCCGGGCGGCGGCAGCAGCCCCAGCCCGACCAGCCCCACCCCGACCACCACCAGCGGGCCGCCGCCGACCGGAACCGTGCGCGTGTTCTGGCTCCGGCCCTCCGACGTGACTTACGACCAGCGTTACCCCGACGGGATCGCGGCCGTCATGCGCGAGGCCCAGCGGTACTACCAGCAGGAACTCGGCAAGACGTTCCGGCTCAACACCGTCGTCGTCGAAGTCGTCACCGGGGACCACGTGCGCAGCTGGTACGAGAACACCCCCAACGGCGGCGACAAGTACTGGTGGTCGGTCACCAACATGCAGAACGAACTCGCGCGCAAGTTCAGCCTGAACAACCCCGACAGCCGGTGGCTGTGCGTCGGCGAGATCAGCGCCGAGGGCGACGGCGCGGGCGGCGGGGCCAGCCCCGGCTGGGTGGTGCTCAGCGGCCACGACGCCGACGGCGCGGCCGGGGTCAGCGGGGAGTCGATGAACCGTTGGTACGGCGGCATGGTCCACGAACTCGGCCATGCCTTCGGGCTGCCGGACTCGTCGTCCACCGACGGCACCCCGATGTCCGCGTCCTTCTACAGCTACCCGAACACCCACTTCAGCCAGGACCAGAAGAACAAGATCCTCGCTGGCCCCTACGGTTCGTTCCTCTACTGACACCAACGTATACGCGGTCCCGCCGTCGTCAGGCGGGACCGCGTCTGGTCAGCCGAACGTGGTCAGCCGACGCTGGGGATGGCGGTGCTGGGGTCGACGCCCTTGCCGTAGAGGCTCACCACGAATCCGGCGGCCTCCTCCAGCTGCCGGGCATGGTCCAGCCCGCCGACCGCGACCGGCGTCCCACCGAGGTCGGTGACCAGCCGCCCGACGACGTCCAGCGCGGCTTCGTCGTCGCCGCACATCGCGACGACCCGGGGCCGCTCCTGCGAGGTCAGCCACATCTGGCCGGCGTACAGGTGCAGGGCTTTGACGACGGATGCCCCGGTCGCCTGCGCGGCGATCGTCTCCGCCGCCGAACCGGTCGCCAGCCGATGCGCGCCGGTGCCGAAGTCGACGGGGTTCGTGCAGTCGAGCACCGGCACGCCCCGCAATGCGCCGCGCGAGCCGCCCGCCAGCTCGATCATGTCCGGTACGCCGTCCCACGACACGGCGACGACGACCGCGTCCGCTCCCGCCGCCGCGTCACTCGGCGCCGCGGCGTACGCCCCGAGCCGCCCGGCCAGCTCAGCGGCCTTGTCCGCCGAGCGTCCCGCGATCGTGACGGTATGCCCAGCGCCGATCCAGGCCTGTGCCACCGCTGCCGCCATGTTTCCCGTTCCCAGGATGGAGATCTTCATGTCGTCGACGCTAGGCAGCCGGTTCCTACCGATCGGTGGGAACCAGCCTGGCAGGATCGAGGCATGGGGCGCGACGACTGCTACGACTTCGTCTCCGACTGCCGGATCCGGCTCGTCACCGATCTGCTGTCGCACAGCTGGGATCCGGTCGTGCTCGTCGCGCTGCGGATCGGCCCGCAGCGTCGCAGCGCGCTGATCACCGCGATCGGCGATGTCAGCGACAAGGCGCTCACCGAATCGTTGCGGCGGCTGGCCGCGCGCGGGCTGGTGACGCGTACCAGTGAGTCGACCGTGCGCAAGGTCGAATATGCCCTCACCGCCGTGGGCGAGTCGCTGGTACATGGACCGCTCGCGACCCTCGGGCAGTGGGCGCTGGACCACGGCGACGAGCTGATGGCGCCCGCCGCCGTGTAGCCGCTGTCAGGCGGCCATCCGCAGCGCGGTGTCCAGGAGTCGGTTGGCGAAGCCGGTCTCGTTGTCGTACCAGCCGTAGATCTTGGCCTGGGTGCCGCCGACGACCTTGGTGAGGCTGGCGTCGAAGACGCACGAGGCCGGGCTGCCGACGATGTCGCTGGAGACGATCGGCTCCTCGGTGTACTCCAGGATGCCGCGGAGCGGGCCGTCGGCGGCCGCCCGGAACGCGGCGTTGATCTCGTCCGGCGTCGTCTCGCGGCCGAGTTCGGCGGTCAGATCGGTGAGCGAGCCGACGGGCACCGGCACGCGGATCGAGTAACCGTCCAGCTTGCCGCTCAGTCGCGGCAGGACCAGGCCGATCGCCTTCGCGGCGCCCGTCGTGGTCGGGATCAGGTTCAGCGCCGCCGCGCGCGCTCGCCGCGGGTCGCGATGCGGTCCGTCCTGCAGATTCTGATCCTGCGTGTACGCGTGAATGGTGGTCATGGCGCCGCGTTCGATGCCGAAGGAGTCGTCGAGGATCTTCGCCATCGGGGCGAGACAGTTCGTGGTGCAGGACGCGTTCGAGACGATCGTGTGGCGCTCGGGATCGTACAGATCGTCGTTGATGCCGATCGCGAGAGTCAGATCCTCGTTCTTGGCGGGTGCGGAGATCAGCACCCGCTTCGCGCCCGCGTCGAGGTGCGCGCGAGCCTGGTGCGCGTCGGTGAACCGGCCGGTCGACTCGACGACGAGGTCCACCCCCAGCTCCTGCCAGGGCAGCCGGGCGGGATCCCGTTCGGCCAGCACGGCGATCTTCGTGCCGTCCACTTCGATCGTGTCGTCGCCGCCGGTGACGACAGTGGGCAAGGTGCCGGCGGTCGAGTCGTACTTCAGCAGGTGCGCGAGCGTCCGCGCATCGGTCAGGTCGTTGACGGCGACGATCTCGACGTCCTCCCGGCGGCGCAGTTGGGCCCGGAGCAGGGCGCGGCCGATGCGGCCGAAACCGTTGACACCCACACGCACGGTCATGGTGAAACAACCCTCATCGTGTAACCGGTTTGTAGGGTTACATGATGGGCGGTGCGATGAAACCAGTCAAGGTGGTTACGAAGCTGGCTACCATGGCGTCGTGGAGTTCAACTTCTTCGGCGGAGACCTCGCCCTCGACCTGACCGGCACGCTCGGCCGGCGGTACGGCGGCACCCCCGTGGAGTTCCTCCACACCCCGGCCGACCTGCATCGGTGGCTCACCGCCGTCGGCATCGCCGACCCCTCGGCCGCCGTGGACGATCAAGATCTCGCCGACGCCAGGGAACTGCGGGAAGCCACATATCGCCTCGCGTACGCCGCGATGACGGCGTACTCCAGCCATCGGACTGTGGCCGACGACACCGCCGCCAACGCCTCGGACCGCGCTGTCACGGCTGACGGCCTGGCCGTGTTCGACCCGGCCGACCGGGCCATCGTCAACCAGGCGGCCGAGGTCACGCCCCCGCTCGTCCGCATCGACGACACCGGCGCGCTGATCCGCACCGGCAGCGTGCAGCAGTCCCTGTCACTGGTCGCCCGAGCGGCGATCGCCCTCGTCACCGGCCCGTCGGCGGCTCAGCTGCACGAATGCGAAGGGCCCGCCTGCACCCGGATGTTCCTCGACAACTCCGCCCGCGGAACCCGGCGGTGGTGCGACATGAGCCGCTGCGGCAACCGGGCCAAGGTCGCGAAGTTCCGCGCCCGTCAGACCACATAGGACGGGCTGCTACGGGTTCGGGCTCTGCATCGTGTCGTTGCACTCGGCCATGGTGGCGGACGCGAACACCACCCGCGCGACCCCGGCCTTAGCCTCCAGGTCCGCGGTGTGAGCGGACAAGAATCTCCCAGCCGGCGATGACCGTCAGCTGAGCTGCTCGGCCAGGCCGATGATGGTGCCCTCCGGCCCGCGCAGGTAGCACAGCAGGTAGGAGTCCTCGAACCGGGAGATCTCGCCGACGAGTTCGCCGCCGTGCTTACGCAGCCGGGCGACGGTGTCCTCGATGTCGTCGACCGCGAACATCACGCGATGCAGGCCGACCGTGTTCGGCGGCAGGATCGCCGGCTCGGTGACGATCGCGTCCGGCGAGTGATACCGCGCCAGTTCCAGCCGCCCATGGCCGTCGGGCGTACGCATCATCGCGATCTCGCTGCGCATCCCGTCGAGTCCGACGACGTTCGCCGCCCAGACCCCTTCGATCTGCGCGCGGCCTTCCAACTCCAGGCCCAGCTCGGTGTAGAACGCGATGGCCGAGTCGAGATCGGTCACCACGATGCCGACGTTGTCCATTCGCCGAATCGTCATGAGCCCGAGCATATCGGTCGCGCCGGACATCCACCGGAATCCAAAGCAGGGCTGGTCATGGGGGAGCGGCCGGGCGTGACAGGATCCGCGGCATGGCTGATCGGAAGCATGGGCACGCGCCACCACCCACCGAGTCGACGCTGCGCGGGCTCGACTGGTACGGCGAGGACCTCACCGGCCAGACCCATACGCGGGTGGCGTTCATCGAGGTCGATCTGACCGAGGCCGTCGGGCAGAACGTGACGTTCACCGAGTGCACGTTTCGCGGCGTGAAGTTCAACGCCTCGGTCCACACCGACGCCGCGTTCATCAACTGCACGTTCACGCAGTGCGGGTTCTTCGACGCCGGCTTCACCGGCTGCAAGCTGGTCGGGAGCATGTTCGACGGGTGCGCGTACGACCTGATGACGGTGACCGGGGGCGACTGGTCGTTCGTCGGGCTGCCCGGCGCCGACCTGCGGCGGACGAAGTTCGCGGGCGTGCGGATGCGGGAGGCGGACCTGACCGGGGCGCGGCTGGACGGTGGCAGCTTCCGCCGGGTGGACCTGTCCGGCGCGTGGCTGGCCAAGTCGAGCATGATCGGCAGCGACCTGCGGGGGAGTGACCTGACCGCGCTCGATCCGCTGACCGTCCAGCTCGCCGGGGCGATCATCGACGTGGATCAGGCCTGCGTCGTCGCGGCCCGCCTCGGACTGGACGTACGCGCCGAATAGCCCATCGTCGGTCGTGGATCGTGGCACATTTTCGTGACCTTGACCCCCTGGAAGGTGTCGTACCTTCGTTCTAACGTTGATCCCATGGGCGGGCTGTTGGCGCAGGTCGAGGCGGATGTCGCCGAGCTGGTCGCCGGTCCCCTGTGGACGCTTTCGGACGCCGAGATCACCGACGAGGTCCGCCGGGTTCATGCGGCGATCCAGCGGTTGTCGGGCCGGCTGCTGACGTTGATCGGCGCGGCGGACGGCCGCGAGATCCCGTACACCGCGGGTGCGACCGGCACGGCGAACTGGCTGACCTTTCTGCTGGCCATCCGCCATCGCGATGCCGTCGCATGGACCAAACTGGCCAAGCTCCTGCCCGAGACGCCCGTCGTCGAGGAGGCGCTCGCTGATGGGCGGGTCAATGTCGAGCAGGCGCGGGTGATTGCCAAGACCGTGCACGACCTGCCATCCGCGGTGGGCGAGGTGGGCAAGGCGAAAGCCGACCAGGCGCTGACCAAGCTCGCCGTCGAGGATCGGCTGCGCCCGGAGACCTTGGAGAACCATCGGTCACAGATCCTCGAGTTGGTTGCGCCGGAGATCGCCGAAGAACGCCTCCGCAAAGACCTGGAACGTGCCGAACGCTCGGCCTACGACCGGCGTGACTTCACCCTCATTCCCTATGGGGAGGGCGAATACCGGGTGCGTGGTGTCCTCGATTCCGAAATGGCGGCGATCGTGCGGACCGCGTTGGATCCGCTGTCCGGGCCGCGCAGGCCCGCACCAACCGCCGCAGTT
This genomic interval carries:
- a CDS encoding choice-of-anchor D domain-containing protein; this encodes MSPSLRTRNRRVAVLSAGALVAACLVALSAEPAAAAATGGVGATLPYVEVQAENATTNGSVIGPSTAYGTLPAEASSRKAVTLQGTGKYVEFTTPVTTNSIVFRYSIPDTGNGSAYTTQLSLYVNGTKQTNFTLTNAYSWYYGGYPFTNTPGSNPHHFYDEAHRLFTTTYPAGTKFRLQVDSEDTAGSYTIDFADFENVAAALAQPSGSVSVTSHGADPTGVNDSTAAFNAAISAAGAGGTVWIPEGTFRIPGSTSGCGMSCSHLILNNVTVKGAGMWRSTIVGNAPGFYGGWAPNGGSGVHLADFAIFGNVQERNDGDQVNGIGGALSNSTADRLWIEHLKVGAWMDGPMTNLVLSGMRIRNVTADGVNFHNGVTNSKVTNSDLRNLGDDGLATWSDTNADANDSFDHNTVQYPILANGIAIYGGHDNFVTDNRVIDAGLAQGGGIHVAQRFASTPLGRTDVLRNTIIRSGSLDPNWNFGVGALWFDARDAAMSGLTNVDNILIQQSPFEAIQFVSGSSITNVKINNATIQNTGTWVVQEQVGGSATITNSTATGTQAPAAVYNCGVGFTLTDGGGNSGIFGSSACQNITTPAFPPYLPDNGSQISVSPTALGYGSVATGSSSAPQTVTVTNSGTAAAPVSAITTAGDFSQTNTCGSSIAAGGSCTVSVVFTPTASGTRTGTLSITAAGVANTVPLSGTGVAPGPILGLNPTSLTFAGTIVGSPAATQTVTVTNTGTTTATVSGVTASGDYSQTNTCATLAVNASCTVTVGFTPTAAGTRTGTVTLSSNANNNPATVALSGSGIGTTTNLALQKAATAGSQANGSLTPALAVDGDATTYWESANNAFPQWLQVDLGSTYSVGKVTLKLPPSSAWGTRTQTLSVQTSTNGSTFTTAVASATYTFTSPANVVSITVPATNARYVRVNVTANSGWPAGQVSEFEVYPSGGGSSSPVLSAAPGSLTFASQALDTTSTAQAVTVTNTGTAPATVSGVATTGDYSQTNNCTSLAVGASCTVNVSFRPTASGTRTGTLTVTSNASNSPTTVSLTGTGAGGSTELATGKPTSESSHSDVYPASNVTDGNQNTYWESANNAFPQWVQVDLGSAQSAGRIVLQLPATWGARTQTLSVLGSTDGSTFTTVKASAAYAFDPASNNTVTITFTATSRRYWRLNFTANTGWPAGQCSTVQIWTS
- a CDS encoding RICIN domain-containing protein, encoding MLESSVKPLIAALASVAAGAAGVAVAILGPVPTAYAAAAFTSTAANANGGNCMDVPNGSTANGTQLIQWSCNNGTNQTFTFTPVSGTADQYTIGTAASGKCVDVYGVSTADNATIIQWSCGTGANQKFQLVPIIVSGLDKTFTLKAVHSGKCVVPTGGSSASNTGLVQSACSTATSRAWRLAGYPGGGSSPSPTSPTPTTTSGPPPTGTVRVFWLRPSDVTYDQRYPDGIAAVMREAQRYYQQELGKTFRLNTVVVEVVTGDHVRSWYENTPNGGDKYWWSVTNMQNELARKFSLNNPDSRWLCVGEISAEGDGAGGGASPGWVVLSGHDADGAAGVSGESMNRWYGGMVHELGHAFGLPDSSSTDGTPMSASFYSYPNTHFSQDQKNKILAGPYGSFLY
- a CDS encoding NADPH-dependent F420 reductase: MRQQIGDEPDPAVGDEVVAVVAPHASILPGWFPPIGRNRLPSVDDMKISILGTGNMAAAVAQAWIGAGHTVTIAGRSADKAAELAGRLGAYAAAPSDAAAGADAVVVAVSWDGVPDMIELAGGSRGALRGVPVLDCTNPVDFGTGAHRLATGSAAETIAAQATGASVVKALHLYAGQMWLTSQERPRVVAMCGDDEAALDVVGRLVTDLGGTPVAVGGLDHARQLEEAAGFVVSLYGKGVDPSTAIPSVG
- a CDS encoding winged helix-turn-helix transcriptional regulator, which encodes MGRDDCYDFVSDCRIRLVTDLLSHSWDPVVLVALRIGPQRRSALITAIGDVSDKALTESLRRLAARGLVTRTSESTVRKVEYALTAVGESLVHGPLATLGQWALDHGDELMAPAAV
- the gap gene encoding type I glyceraldehyde-3-phosphate dehydrogenase codes for the protein MTVRVGVNGFGRIGRALLRAQLRRREDVEIVAVNDLTDARTLAHLLKYDSTAGTLPTVVTGGDDTIEVDGTKIAVLAERDPARLPWQELGVDLVVESTGRFTDAHQARAHLDAGAKRVLISAPAKNEDLTLAIGINDDLYDPERHTIVSNASCTTNCLAPMAKILDDSFGIERGAMTTIHAYTQDQNLQDGPHRDPRRARAAALNLIPTTTGAAKAIGLVLPRLSGKLDGYSIRVPVPVGSLTDLTAELGRETTPDEINAAFRAAADGPLRGILEYTEEPIVSSDIVGSPASCVFDASLTKVVGGTQAKIYGWYDNETGFANRLLDTALRMAA
- a CDS encoding CGNR zinc finger domain-containing protein, with product MEFNFFGGDLALDLTGTLGRRYGGTPVEFLHTPADLHRWLTAVGIADPSAAVDDQDLADARELREATYRLAYAAMTAYSSHRTVADDTAANASDRAVTADGLAVFDPADRAIVNQAAEVTPPLVRIDDTGALIRTGSVQQSLSLVARAAIALVTGPSAAQLHECEGPACTRMFLDNSARGTRRWCDMSRCGNRAKVAKFRARQTT
- a CDS encoding VOC family protein, with protein sequence MTIRRMDNVGIVVTDLDSAIAFYTELGLELEGRAQIEGVWAANVVGLDGMRSEIAMMRTPDGHGRLELARYHSPDAIVTEPAILPPNTVGLHRVMFAVDDIEDTVARLRKHGGELVGEISRFEDSYLLCYLRGPEGTIIGLAEQLS
- a CDS encoding pentapeptide repeat-containing protein: MADRKHGHAPPPTESTLRGLDWYGEDLTGQTHTRVAFIEVDLTEAVGQNVTFTECTFRGVKFNASVHTDAAFINCTFTQCGFFDAGFTGCKLVGSMFDGCAYDLMTVTGGDWSFVGLPGADLRRTKFAGVRMREADLTGARLDGGSFRRVDLSGAWLAKSSMIGSDLRGSDLTALDPLTVQLAGAIIDVDQACVVAARLGLDVRAE